The segment AAGAAGCATGCTCTACTACAGCGCATAGTGCGTACGAGAAATGTCGCGAGTACAGTTGGTAATTTGGCGCTTGTTGAAAATTGGAATACTACGCTTGAGTCGCTGGTGAAGGGGGCAATGTATGCGTTGCAATGTGATGCAGCCGTTGTTATTCCGTATAATGAAGAAAGAGCTGAGTTTGAATTTCCCGTCTTTGATGGTGTATTGTATCGGGATAAGGTGTTTTTTAAGGTTGAAGAAGGAAGGGTATCAGCATATGATAGAATCTTGGAGTATGAGCATGATATGCACATTGCGCATGATGTTGTCAATGACGAATTGCTGACTGGTGAATTTGTTAAGAGAGAAGGGATTAAAAGCGCTATTGGAATAAGACTAGAAGCAAGTGAGCGGGGCAAAAGACGTATGGTTGGTGTGATGTTTTTCAACTACCGAAAGGAGAAAAGAGAAATCGATGAGCAGGAGCAAGAGGATATTCGTTTGTTTGCAAGTCTGGCTGCAAATACAATCAGAAGTGCCCAAGTGTATAGGAAATTAGATACCATTAGAAAAACTGCACGTACATTTGCGTACAAAAATCTTGGAATTAAAAAAGACCTGGCTGGGACACTCAATTCAATCGCTTCGGGAATCAAGGATACGCTGCAATGTGATCTAGTGGTGCTTCATGAATATGCTTTGGAAGAGAAACAATTCAAAACGCCATTCTACTATGCAGGCAATGAGCATCCAATCCCACCGAAAAAAAGAAGCTCCGGTAAGCATAATGCAGAGTCTGCCATTTTACACTATGTACTAACGCAAGCAGATATGCTTACTACAAATGGTGGGGCAAATATCAATTTTCTTAAGGGCTCGTTTCCTGAACGCGAAGACATTAAGTCCACAGCGGCATTAGCGCTGGGAGTTGGAGAAGAACGCGTCGGCGTGCTGTTTGTCAGTTACAGGCAAGATCATCGCTTCACTGAAACGGAACAAGAAGACATAAAGCTGTTCGCTGATCAAGCTGCTATTGCCATTAGGAATGCCCAACTTTACCAGGGCAAACAGATGGAAACGCAAAAGTATGAGATGCTGTTGCATAACTCGCCGGGCGGTGTGCTCGCCGTAAATAGACAAGGAAAGGTTATTTTTTCTAATGAAAAGTTGCAGCGAATGCTCGGTTATACTAAGGCCGAGTTGATCGGTAAACACGTCGATGAGTTATATGGAGGTGGAAAAAGGCAATCGCGGCAGTTTTTCCGAAACTTGGTTGTCAAAGGCCGGCTAGATCAAGAGGATGCATCAGCAATTACACGTGACGGGCATCGAATTCCAACGCTACTAACTGCTGCTCTATTGGATATGCCAAACGATCCGGAAGAGGTATTTGGGATTGGGATTGTGGAGGATCAGCGCGTAGTCGGTATCGGTGGACGCACAGGGAAAGTATTAGAACTCACGCGTCAGATGGCCCAATACGAACGGATGCATGAAGTTGTGAATTTGATTCTATTGGCTGGGATTGAAATATTCAATGCATCCGATATTGGTTGTTTGTTAATCAAGGAAGAAGGCAAGTTTGTTGTTGCTGAAGAAAGCAACTGTGGTCACGTATTTAGGGATCAAAAATCGTTTCGCCTGGATCATTCAGTTGTTACTCGGAAGGCAGTCGACGGTAAACCTCATGTAGTTTCTGATTTTCCTCCTGAGGATGACAGCTTTATTCCCTTTTCTGAAGCAAGTAAGTCTGGTGTGCTAATACCCTTCATGGGTGAGAAAGAGTGTCTTGGAGTGCTATACCTCGAGAAAGATGTGCCACGTTTTTTTAATGAAGAAGATGACATGTTGCGGGTGTTTGCAGCGCAAGGAGCATTGGCACTGATGCGTGCTCAGCTCATTAGCAAGCAAAAGAGTTGGGAATCCACAAAGGATGAACTATTTGATATGTCAAAATCTGTTGTGGCCGGCCAGATTGCGTCAACATTTCTCCACGAGGTTAAAAACTCCCTGAATATTATTGTCGTAAATGCGCGCCAGTTAAAACGGAAAATCGAGAGAGAAGCCGGAATTAAGAAGAAGGACGAATATCTGATGCTTATTCAGGCAATTCATGATGGTGTAAAAAGTTCAGCCAAATTGGCTAAAGAATCGCAACGATTTAAAGGTCAGCTTGTAGCCAATAAAAGCCATGTGTATTTAAACGAAGTGTTGGATCATACAATCAGGCTGGTTGAACCAGCACTAGAGAGAAAAAGATTAAAATACGAAGTGCGCCTAGATCCAAAGTTATCGCGTCCTGTTAAGGGTGCTGGGTATTCAATTTTTGTAGATAATAGTCTAATCGAACTAGTATTAATTAATCTTCTAATGAATGCGATAGATGCATCTTCAGAACGAAGCAAGATCACGATAACCTCAATCAGGAATAAAGAATATGTTCAGTTTGAAGTCATTGACTCTGGGCATGGTATTGATCTGAACAACATGAAGAATATATTTCGTCCTTTTTTTACTATGAAAAAACAAACAGGGGTAGGGTTAGGTTTGTATATTTGTAAGCTCATTGTTGAAGACCAACATCAAGGGACTATTGAAGTAAAAAGTGTGCCGGGTAGAACTTCGTTTTCTGTCCGGTTGCCGGTCAGCAGTTAGCCTAGAACCTCTTGATCGAATTTTCGATGGATAGGTCCAATAGGGAATCAGCAACTTCGTATTCATGACTTTGAAGCATTTCATAGAGGAGCCAAGTGTTTTGTTGCTGGATGATGAAATTCCAGCATTACGTGCTCTCTCCAGTTTGCTCGAAGATGATGGAGTGAAAGTGGTTGCGGCATCTTCAACAGAAGAAGCCGTACGAATGGTAGCAGAAAGCACTGGATATTTTTCGGCCATGGTCATCGATGTTAAAATGAACGACGAAGACCGGGATGGACTTGACGTAACGAACGAAATTCAACATGGACTTTGTCGCGAGATTCCGGCAATTATTGTCTCTGCTTATGCACAGAATGAGGCGTACCTGAAAAAAGCTAGGCAAAAAAAGTTAATAATCGAAGATTGGTTAGAAAAGCCGATACTGGATGATGTTCATGACCAGTTAATTCAGCATATACAAGCCCTTTCAATGTCTTCGCAAGAGAAAGTGAACCGGGTTATTTCTATCTATGATGCATGGCTTTCGGATCAATCCAAAGGCCTAGAGGCATTACGCAGCTTTATATTGGAGGGTGATTTGCACGACCCTGCTCTTCTAACAAATACACTCAATTATTTAGGAGAACATAGAGGAATAGAGGTAAACGATTTCACTGCACATGTAAATTTCTTAGTTTACGAAAAAACAATTGGGTCGCTTTGGGAGCAGCATGGAAATGGCTATGTAGCTTTTTTGAAAGGTAAGAAAGTTGGTTTTGCAACCAGCGAAACAGAGTTGATCAAAACAGTCTTCGAGACACAGCAGAGGACTGATTTTTTCTTTGCCCCTATCAATGAAGAGCGTGTATCTAGGTTTGCTGGTCCAAAGGTCTTGTCAAATCGTTATCCCAAGTTAGATTAGTTACCAGTATCACCTGTTTTCCAACTAGATGCGGGGTGTAAGCTTTCCGTTTTTTTGCGCTTCCCCATTTGTAAGTATAAGTTTACATGCTCACTGCGCTGGAAACGGATTTCTGACCGTGGACGACTGCCTTTGCTTCACGATCTTTATCACACGTTCCATCTCACTCACATTGATGGGCTTACTGATATACGCATCCATGCCGGAATTCAGGTAAAGCTCTTCATCTCCCTGCATCACATTGGCTGTCATCGCCACAATGAAGGGTTGTTGGTCGATGCTCTTCATGTTGCGGATTTGCGTCGTTGTTTCAATACCATCCATTTCAGGCATATTGATGTCCATGAAAATCAGGTCGTACGACTTTCTGCCCAGCATGGCGATGGCTTCCATTCCGTTGTTTGCGATGTCTGTCTTGAAGCCAAACCGCTCAAGGAATTTGGTTGCAACTTTCTGATTTATCACGTTATCCTCTGCGAGGAGAATTTGCAGGCTATCGTGAGCTGTTGCAGGGAGGCCGGTATCTTGTGTTTGCAATGACAACGCAGGCTGCGCCTGTTGCTTGAAGTAACCGTACAAGGCCTCACGCAACTGCCGGCGCTTTACGGGTTTGAAAATCCGTATTACATTCGGACCATAAAAGACATCTTCGATGTCGTAACCCTGATTCAATAAAATGATCAGGGGATGGGATTGTGAAGCAACGAGTGTGGTAAGCTCCTGCATTGAACTGTTTTGGCTCCAGTCAATCAAAATACAGTCAGCAGCCGACTGGGTGCTATTGCCGGTTAGGCTTGCCAGGTCATTATGTAAAAACACCGAAGCGCCCCAGGATGAAACATGGTGCTCGATAACCTTGCGATTGGATGCGTGTGGGCTGCTTACGGTAATCTGCTTTCCTGCAAACAGGGCAGCATCAGCGCCCAAACTTGCATAGGCATTGGTGTCAATGTCAGCCTTTATCGTAAAGAAAAACGTAGAGCCAACCCCGGGGCTGCTTTCGAGCCACATGGTGCCGCCCATCAGGGTACTTAAATTTTTGCTGATCGCGAGCCCAAGGCCTGTGCCGCCAAATTCGCGTGTTGTAGATGCGTCGCCCTGGCTGAATGACTTAAAGAGCCGGCTCTGTTTGTCCTTCGGAATCCCGATGCCCGTATCCTTTACAGCAAATGTAAAAGAACCCGAGGTTGGGTTTGAAGCCGAATAACTCACCGAAACAGATACCTCTCCTTCAGTGGTAAACTTGAGGGCGTTTCCAACTAAATTTGTAATGATCTGCCGTAAACGTACGGCATCCTGGATGATGAGCTGGGGTACATCTGCATCCATGTACAGGGCCAGATTAAGGCCTTTTTTCGACGCAGAAAATGCCATCAGGTCCAGCGTGTCTTCAATAGAACGGCGTAGATCAAACTGGATGGCCTCCAACTCAAGCTTGTTCGCTTCAATTTTGGAGAAGTCGAGGATGTCGTTGATGATGGAAAGCAGGGTTTCGCCGCAAGAGCGAATGGTCTGCACAAAGTCCAGTTGCTCATCATTTAACTTCGTTTCCAGGAGCAGGCTCGTCATGCCGATGGTGCCGTTCATCGGAGTCCGCAATTCGTGCGACATATTGGACAGGAACTGGCTTTT is part of the Bacteroidota bacterium genome and harbors:
- a CDS encoding ATP-binding protein; this encodes MALVENWNTTLESLVKGAMYALQCDAAVVIPYNEERAEFEFPVFDGVLYRDKVFFKVEEGRVSAYDRILEYEHDMHIAHDVVNDELLTGEFVKREGIKSAIGIRLEASERGKRRMVGVMFFNYRKEKREIDEQEQEDIRLFASLAANTIRSAQVYRKLDTIRKTARTFAYKNLGIKKDLAGTLNSIASGIKDTLQCDLVVLHEYALEEKQFKTPFYYAGNEHPIPPKKRSSGKHNAESAILHYVLTQADMLTTNGGANINFLKGSFPEREDIKSTAALALGVGEERVGVLFVSYRQDHRFTETEQEDIKLFADQAAIAIRNAQLYQGKQMETQKYEMLLHNSPGGVLAVNRQGKVIFSNEKLQRMLGYTKAELIGKHVDELYGGGKRQSRQFFRNLVVKGRLDQEDASAITRDGHRIPTLLTAALLDMPNDPEEVFGIGIVEDQRVVGIGGRTGKVLELTRQMAQYERMHEVVNLILLAGIEIFNASDIGCLLIKEEGKFVVAEESNCGHVFRDQKSFRLDHSVVTRKAVDGKPHVVSDFPPEDDSFIPFSEASKSGVLIPFMGEKECLGVLYLEKDVPRFFNEEDDMLRVFAAQGALALMRAQLISKQKSWESTKDELFDMSKSVVAGQIASTFLHEVKNSLNIIVVNARQLKRKIEREAGIKKKDEYLMLIQAIHDGVKSSAKLAKESQRFKGQLVANKSHVYLNEVLDHTIRLVEPALERKRLKYEVRLDPKLSRPVKGAGYSIFVDNSLIELVLINLLMNAIDASSERSKITITSIRNKEYVQFEVIDSGHGIDLNNMKNIFRPFFTMKKQTGVGLGLYICKLIVEDQHQGTIEVKSVPGRTSFSVRLPVSS
- a CDS encoding response regulator — its product is MTLKHFIEEPSVLLLDDEIPALRALSSLLEDDGVKVVAASSTEEAVRMVAESTGYFSAMVIDVKMNDEDRDGLDVTNEIQHGLCREIPAIIVSAYAQNEAYLKKARQKKLIIEDWLEKPILDDVHDQLIQHIQALSMSSQEKVNRVISIYDAWLSDQSKGLEALRSFILEGDLHDPALLTNTLNYLGEHRGIEVNDFTAHVNFLVYEKTIGSLWEQHGNGYVAFLKGKKVGFATSETELIKTVFETQQRTDFFFAPINEERVSRFAGPKVLSNRYPKLD
- a CDS encoding ATP-binding protein translates to MTRPLFFVLCVASLAMVSPALAQEAPEVLHKETIRSIDKIRILSNDEAAQEYPVRLRGVITYCHDGATRYCFLQDDADGIFLLEPVTIPAKGAYVEVTGFTSAGAFAPNIAPGAEVKALGRTSHPEPLTSPLYLLSGKYDARWAAVEGIVQSIGPREDDSFFQGTFMEVAVGDEIIEIRLNSPDYDPALVGSIVNIEGVAGGLFNQERQLIGITFYVPGWEHVETIKAGPANLKDLPLSAIRDVAAFRLVEHEGHIVRVRGQVTQIHPSGYFVIQDSTGSTRAYTDNLSLVQLFDEIDVVGFPQLGEYSPELKNVVVNSQYSVEHTPDTIPYEAVILNNLALDNRLIEIAVFTEKISENQDTVEFTVSADSIRFLATLPREAFTEKIREGSELLLTGVAEAHYAGFYATQPRNRPFTLHLRTAADIELIHNGPWLTKANTKWIVLGSLGIVLLPLGWSLLLRGQIRRQTNTIQDQLIHLANLKDEAERASLAKSQFLSNMSHELRTPMNGTIGMTSLLLETKLNDEQLDFVQTIRSCGETLLSIINDILDFSKIEANKLELEAIQFDLRRSIEDTLDLMAFSASKKGLNLALYMDADVPQLIIQDAVRLRQIITNLVGNALKFTTEGEVSVSVSYSASNPTSGSFTFAVKDTGIGIPKDKQSRLFKSFSQGDASTTREFGGTGLGLAISKNLSTLMGGTMWLESSPGVGSTFFFTIKADIDTNAYASLGADAALFAGKQITVSSPHASNRKVIEHHVSSWGASVFLHNDLASLTGNSTQSAADCILIDWSQNSSMQELTTLVASQSHPLIILLNQGYDIEDVFYGPNVIRIFKPVKRRQLREALYGYFKQQAQPALSLQTQDTGLPATAHDSLQILLAEDNVINQKVATKFLERFGFKTDIANNGMEAIAMLGRKSYDLIFMDINMPEMDGIETTTQIRNMKSIDQQPFIVAMTANVMQGDEELYLNSGMDAYISKPINVSEMERVIKIVKQRQSSTVRNPFPAQ